In the genome of Candidatus Nitrosotenuis sp. DW1, one region contains:
- a CDS encoding DUF2024 family protein, with the protein MKVHVFDTYVKAKDGHTIHFDVITDSKDNQKAVEYAKKWLSSIGEQDAKITTEECHFCHSESVPDEIEIEIMTNGFYIQKMEGCPS; encoded by the coding sequence GTGAAAGTTCATGTCTTTGACACGTATGTAAAGGCAAAAGACGGACATACGATTCATTTTGACGTGATCACGGACTCTAAAGACAATCAAAAGGCAGTCGAGTATGCGAAAAAATGGCTATCCTCAATAGGTGAGCAAGACGCCAAAATCACGACGGAAGAGTGTCATTTTTGCCATTCTGAAAGCGTCCCAGACGAAATTGAGATTGAAATTATGACAAACGGTTTTTACATCCAAAAGATGGAAGGTTGTCCATCCTAG
- the folP gene encoding dihydropteroate synthase, translated as MNKLGPVNVGGTNPVRIMGILNTSPESFYKKSIKKGKEIARAVQQMEQDGADFVDVGAMSTAPYLTTLVSEKQEIKRITDAVKQIQNASNLPISIDTCRSGVAKAALDLGADIINDVTGLKYDKEMINIIAKTQPSLVLCAYGKKLLRGNLVAQTKLLLKESITLAKSAGIPTKKIALDPAVGFFRKTGKNPFYTKINSDWYKRDLEILQNLHFLKSNFPILVSVSNKSFIGKILNRQDPSDRIFGSVAAEVISVLNGADIIRTHNVRQTKDAITIAEKFSRKFKKGL; from the coding sequence ATGAATAAACTAGGCCCGGTAAACGTCGGTGGCACAAACCCTGTAAGAATAATGGGCATACTAAACACAAGTCCCGAATCATTCTATAAAAAATCTATCAAAAAAGGCAAGGAAATCGCACGCGCAGTACAACAAATGGAACAAGACGGAGCAGATTTTGTTGATGTTGGTGCCATGTCGACTGCGCCATATCTTACAACCCTGGTGTCAGAAAAACAAGAAATCAAAAGAATAACTGATGCAGTAAAACAAATCCAAAATGCGTCAAACCTGCCAATCTCTATTGATACCTGCAGATCTGGTGTGGCAAAGGCCGCACTTGATCTTGGCGCAGATATCATTAATGATGTAACTGGCCTAAAATACGACAAGGAAATGATAAACATAATTGCAAAGACCCAGCCCTCACTTGTCTTGTGCGCATATGGCAAAAAACTGCTCAGAGGAAACCTTGTTGCACAAACAAAATTGCTTCTAAAAGAAAGCATAACGCTTGCAAAGTCTGCAGGCATTCCAACAAAAAAAATAGCACTTGATCCCGCAGTCGGATTTTTTAGAAAAACTGGAAAAAATCCGTTTTATACTAAGATAAATTCAGACTGGTACAAAAGAGATCTGGAGATTTTACAAAACCTCCACTTTTTGAAATCAAATTTTCCAATTCTTGTTTCGGTCTCAAACAAGTCATTTATTGGGAAGATTCTCAATAGGCAAGATCCGTCTGATCGTATCTTTGGCTCCGTTGCAGCTGAAGTAATTTCTGTCCTAAATGGCGCAGACATAATACGAACGCACAATGTAAGA
- a CDS encoding adenine deaminase, giving the protein MGDKKADMVFKNCSLVNVYTHEIIPHTQVAVIRDRIAYVGPDASHTAGQNTAVIDLEGKYITPGFADPHIHIDQFVMPSELAKQLLLCGTTSLFSDPIDIVSVCGTRGFYEFVKASSNLPIRIFHVVPGGLPVDRKFSHGKTINLSEEKSAIKLDSVVGLGEVFSWTKVTSRDPTTMKKLSSMLENDCIINGHTAGASDKKLNAYISSGILSCHEPIDYDQVMERLRLGMWIMMREGSIRRDLKNIIPKILASKPYLNRLMFCSDGLDPVDMTKFGHIDHCIRESVRIGMDVVDAIAMASKNCFDYYNMGKDLGGIAPGKLADMLVFDDLEKIKPKRVFVGGRLVASNGSVVTKIRKPSLPKWITKTVKITKKFTENDFAIKSNKPKVSVNVIEMETEIITKLNTAELATNNGNVVSSIEKDVWKVAAFDRTFGSAKHALGFLKNFGADVGAFASTWSFHENDMMIIGSSDKDMAYAANHLIKSQGGMVVVKEGKIISFLPLQVGGIISSNPFDDVLERFVKLNSTLIESGCVFQRPHLIPLFLPFLALPSIRILYSGMIDVKKRSFIDVFA; this is encoded by the coding sequence ATGGGCGACAAAAAAGCAGACATGGTTTTCAAAAACTGCTCACTTGTAAATGTCTACACACACGAAATTATTCCTCACACTCAAGTTGCCGTAATACGCGACAGAATTGCATACGTTGGCCCTGATGCATCTCACACGGCAGGGCAAAACACTGCAGTAATTGACCTTGAGGGAAAGTATATCACGCCAGGATTTGCCGATCCTCACATTCACATTGATCAGTTCGTCATGCCGTCTGAGCTTGCAAAACAGTTGCTTCTTTGTGGAACAACGAGCTTGTTTTCTGATCCTATTGACATTGTAAGTGTGTGTGGTACCAGAGGATTTTACGAGTTTGTCAAAGCATCTTCTAATTTGCCGATTCGCATATTCCATGTGGTGCCGGGGGGACTACCCGTTGACAGAAAATTCAGCCATGGAAAAACAATCAATCTATCTGAAGAAAAGTCTGCAATCAAGCTTGATTCAGTGGTGGGACTGGGAGAAGTGTTCTCTTGGACAAAGGTCACATCAAGGGATCCTACAACTATGAAAAAACTCTCAAGCATGCTTGAAAATGACTGCATAATTAACGGTCATACGGCTGGAGCGTCTGATAAAAAGCTAAACGCGTACATTTCATCTGGAATTCTCTCATGCCATGAGCCCATTGACTATGATCAGGTAATGGAAAGGCTACGACTCGGAATGTGGATAATGATGAGGGAGGGCTCTATTAGGCGTGATCTAAAAAACATAATCCCAAAAATTCTTGCAAGCAAACCATATCTTAACAGATTGATGTTCTGTTCAGATGGGTTGGACCCTGTAGACATGACCAAATTTGGCCACATTGATCACTGCATACGGGAGTCAGTGCGGATTGGAATGGATGTAGTTGATGCAATTGCTATGGCATCCAAAAATTGCTTTGATTATTACAACATGGGAAAGGACTTGGGCGGAATCGCGCCAGGCAAGCTTGCGGACATGCTTGTCTTTGATGACCTTGAAAAAATAAAACCAAAGCGAGTATTTGTTGGAGGAAGACTTGTTGCGTCAAATGGAAGCGTGGTGACAAAAATAAGAAAGCCAAGTCTGCCAAAATGGATAACAAAAACAGTAAAAATTACAAAAAAATTCACAGAAAATGACTTTGCAATAAAAAGCAACAAGCCAAAAGTCTCTGTAAACGTAATTGAAATGGAGACTGAAATAATAACAAAGCTAAACACTGCAGAACTTGCCACAAATAATGGAAACGTAGTCTCGTCAATAGAAAAGGATGTCTGGAAGGTTGCCGCCTTTGATAGGACATTTGGCTCAGCAAAACACGCACTGGGATTTTTGAAAAACTTTGGCGCAGACGTCGGTGCATTTGCGTCCACTTGGAGCTTTCATGAAAATGACATGATGATAATCGGCTCAAGCGACAAGGACATGGCGTATGCTGCAAACCACCTGATAAAGTCCCAGGGGGGAATGGTTGTAGTAAAAGAAGGAAAAATTATATCGTTTCTACCGTTGCAGGTTGGCGGAATAATATCTTCAAATCCCTTTGATGACGTCTTGGAAAGATTTGTCAAGCTAAATTCCACACTGATTGAGAGCGGTTGCGTATTCCAAAGGCCTCACCTCATACCGCTGTTTTTGCCTTTTCTTGCACTCCCGTCAATTAGAATTCTGTATAGTGGCATGATCGATGTCAAGAAAAGATCGTTTATTGACGTCTTTGCCTAG
- a CDS encoding NTP transferase domain-containing protein — MIGLVMAGGKGTRMDAKEEKLLLQYKKPVVIHVIDALKSSNCFSKIMAATSDNSPNTQSLLQNNGIETIKTKGDGYVSDLNAALSYLHELTLVVSGDLPLLDGGIIKDLVASYDGGAWQSFLVTKKFLDDMNMMLEFSVNHDNKECYYTGISIVDPKKISSTNTIKETYRIIDDKRLALNLNTKRDYDLLKGA, encoded by the coding sequence ATGATTGGGCTTGTCATGGCAGGGGGCAAGGGAACACGCATGGACGCAAAAGAGGAAAAGCTCTTACTTCAATACAAAAAACCAGTCGTCATTCATGTGATTGACGCACTAAAAAGTTCTAACTGTTTTTCAAAAATCATGGCTGCAACAAGTGATAATTCCCCAAATACGCAAAGCCTGCTTCAGAATAACGGAATTGAAACTATCAAAACAAAAGGCGACGGATATGTCTCTGATCTAAACGCCGCACTGTCCTACTTGCATGAGCTAACCCTTGTAGTGTCAGGTGACCTACCGTTGCTTGATGGGGGGATAATCAAGGACTTGGTTGCAAGTTATGATGGCGGCGCCTGGCAGAGCTTTCTTGTCACAAAAAAATTCTTAGATGACATGAACATGATGTTGGAATTTTCAGTAAACCATGACAACAAAGAATGCTACTATACGGGAATATCAATTGTTGATCCAAAAAAAATTTCTTCTACGAATACGATCAAAGAAACCTATCGAATAATTGATGATAAAAGACTGGCGTTAAATCTTAACACTAAACGCGATTATGATTTACTCAAGGGAGCCTAA
- the thsB gene encoding thermosome subunit beta: MASIQQTPNGPVLVLKESALQQKGKDAQKNNITAAKLVADLVRTSLGPRGLDKMLVDSIGDVTITNDGATILKEIDVQHPAAKMMVEIAKTVDNEVGDGTTSSVVFAGALLEKAEELLAKDVHASVIIDGYQAAHEKVLELLSQLAKKIDPTDEESLLKIATTSMQSKLISEDSGVLSKLVVDAVLRVAEKKGDKYIVDLDNIKVEKKTGGSIQNTELVKGIVLDKEVVHSGMPTKIEGAKIALLNAALEVEKTEMSAEIRITDPTQMQMFLEEENRMLKSMVDKLQKIGVNVLICQKGIDDIAQHYLAKYGILSVRRVKESDMTKLGKATGGRITTNLDDITEKDLGHADLVHQKKVESDKWVFVEGCKNPKSVTVLVRGGSQRVVDEADRSLHDALMVVKDVIEKPAIVAGGGSPEAYLASQLKEWSDNFEGREQLAIRKYAEALEVIPLTIAENAGMDPIDTMTSLRAKQNSGRKWAGINAKEGKIDDMFALNIVEPVAVKEHISKSATEAACMILRIDDVIAVSGKR; encoded by the coding sequence ATGGCTTCAATTCAACAAACTCCAAACGGTCCTGTTTTAGTATTAAAAGAAAGTGCACTTCAACAGAAAGGCAAGGATGCACAGAAAAATAATATCACTGCTGCAAAACTTGTGGCAGATCTAGTCCGCACAAGCCTTGGTCCAAGGGGACTAGACAAGATGCTAGTTGACTCTATTGGCGATGTCACAATAACAAACGACGGTGCTACAATTCTAAAGGAAATAGATGTCCAGCACCCGGCTGCAAAAATGATGGTAGAAATTGCAAAAACTGTCGATAATGAGGTCGGAGATGGCACCACCTCGTCAGTTGTATTTGCAGGAGCCCTATTAGAAAAGGCAGAAGAGCTTCTGGCAAAAGACGTGCATGCATCAGTAATAATTGATGGTTATCAGGCTGCTCACGAAAAGGTACTAGAACTTTTATCACAATTAGCAAAGAAAATCGATCCGACTGACGAGGAATCATTATTAAAAATAGCAACAACTAGTATGCAGTCAAAACTAATCTCAGAAGATAGCGGCGTGCTATCAAAATTAGTAGTTGATGCGGTTTTGAGGGTTGCAGAAAAGAAAGGAGACAAGTACATTGTTGACCTTGACAACATCAAGGTTGAAAAAAAGACAGGTGGCTCAATCCAAAACACCGAACTAGTAAAAGGAATAGTTCTTGACAAAGAAGTAGTTCACAGCGGCATGCCGACCAAAATCGAGGGTGCAAAAATTGCACTACTAAATGCAGCACTAGAAGTTGAAAAAACGGAAATGAGTGCAGAAATTAGAATTACCGATCCAACTCAAATGCAAATGTTTCTAGAAGAAGAAAACAGGATGCTAAAATCCATGGTTGACAAGTTGCAAAAAATTGGCGTAAACGTATTGATCTGCCAAAAAGGAATCGATGATATCGCACAACATTATTTGGCAAAGTATGGAATCTTGTCTGTAAGGCGAGTCAAAGAAAGCGACATGACAAAGCTTGGAAAAGCAACAGGCGGTAGAATCACAACAAACCTTGATGATATAACAGAAAAAGACTTGGGTCATGCAGACTTGGTGCACCAAAAGAAAGTAGAATCAGACAAGTGGGTATTTGTCGAGGGGTGCAAAAATCCAAAATCTGTCACAGTTCTCGTAAGGGGTGGCTCACAAAGAGTGGTAGACGAAGCAGACAGATCACTTCATGACGCACTCATGGTAGTAAAGGACGTAATTGAAAAGCCGGCAATTGTCGCAGGCGGAGGCTCACCAGAGGCGTATCTGGCATCCCAGCTAAAGGAATGGTCAGATAATTTTGAGGGAAGAGAGCAACTTGCCATTAGAAAGTATGCAGAGGCGCTAGAAGTAATTCCACTTACAATTGCTGAAAATGCAGGAATGGATCCAATTGATACCATGACAAGCCTTAGAGCAAAGCAGAACAGCGGAAGAAAGTGGGCAGGAATCAATGCTAAAGAAGGCAAAATTGATGACATGTTTGCACTAAATATTGTAGAACCAGTTGCCGTAAAGGAGCACATATCCAAATCTGCAACAGAAGCAGCGTGCATGATTCTCAGAATAGATGACGTGATTGCTGTTTCCGGCAAAAGGTAA
- a CDS encoding 30S ribosomal protein S27e, with protein MKRGHIAIPKPKSKFQKVQCKECSAENVLYSHVTTVVTCKSCGNTIAEPTGSVAKIFGTVLGSLE; from the coding sequence ATGAAACGAGGTCACATTGCTATTCCAAAGCCAAAGAGTAAGTTCCAGAAGGTACAATGCAAAGAATGCAGTGCTGAAAATGTTTTGTACTCACATGTTACTACAGTCGTAACTTGCAAGTCATGCGGCAACACAATTGCAGAGCCAACAGGATCCGTTGCAAAGATTTTCGGTACTGTGTTAGGCTCCCTTGAGTAA
- a CDS encoding 50S ribosomal protein L44e — MNVPKEMNRYCPKCKTHTLQKVALYKAGKRRGSAIGERRHNEDKMGYGGQKFPKLAKPAKTTKKQTLIFTCPQCKKKSNKKGIRLRKLELVAR, encoded by the coding sequence ATGAACGTACCCAAGGAAATGAACAGGTATTGTCCAAAGTGTAAAACACATACGTTGCAGAAGGTTGCCCTATACAAGGCAGGAAAGAGAAGAGGTTCTGCAATAGGTGAAAGAAGACACAATGAGGACAAAATGGGGTACGGTGGTCAGAAATTCCCAAAGTTGGCCAAGCCTGCCAAGACCACAAAGAAACAGACGTTGATTTTCACATGCCCACAATGCAAAAAGAAATCTAATAAAAAGGGCATCAGATTAAGAAAACTCGAGTTGGTTGCACGATGA
- a CDS encoding cobalamin biosynthesis protein: MMLVSILVAFSALAIDLVFGDPKNKFHPTAWVGIIIARLVPFAKNQNQTREKIGGVLITFSISALVAGLLFSYDYAIRNVSGIVLTVIAVLFGSLLLKTTIAIRGLEKHGNLVMESLSRNNLEEARSRLSMLVKRNTKDLDRNHVISATLESISENIVDGITGPLFYFGVFGLPGAFVYRAINTIDSMIGYKTTLFRNVGWFGANCDKILNYLPARITGLVMILAAVLVKADWKNSLITMRRDGKKTESPNAGYPMAAMAGALGTKFEKIDHYTLGNGTIELNESHFKSAVLLMKVTGILFCVLVTVPLIVFLSYLGWWVHV; the protein is encoded by the coding sequence ATGATGCTTGTTTCAATTTTGGTTGCGTTTTCTGCATTGGCAATCGATCTTGTATTTGGAGATCCAAAAAACAAGTTTCATCCAACAGCCTGGGTTGGTATCATAATCGCAAGACTTGTTCCGTTTGCCAAAAACCAAAATCAAACAAGAGAAAAAATCGGCGGCGTCCTGATCACTTTTTCCATATCTGCACTTGTGGCAGGACTGTTATTTTCATATGATTATGCGATACGAAATGTATCTGGTATTGTCCTGACTGTAATTGCTGTTTTGTTTGGCTCGTTATTGCTCAAAACTACAATTGCCATAAGGGGATTAGAAAAACACGGCAACCTAGTCATGGAGTCCCTATCTAGGAACAATCTGGAGGAGGCACGCTCAAGGCTCTCGATGCTAGTCAAACGCAACACGAAGGATTTGGATAGAAATCACGTCATCTCAGCAACGCTTGAGAGCATAAGTGAGAACATTGTAGACGGCATAACTGGGCCTCTGTTCTACTTTGGCGTGTTTGGACTTCCAGGCGCATTTGTGTATAGGGCTATCAATACAATAGATTCCATGATTGGATACAAGACTACTCTGTTTAGAAACGTGGGATGGTTTGGCGCAAACTGCGACAAGATACTAAACTATCTGCCTGCAAGAATCACAGGACTAGTCATGATACTTGCTGCTGTTTTAGTAAAAGCAGACTGGAAGAATTCCTTGATCACGATGAGACGCGATGGCAAAAAAACGGAAAGCCCCAATGCCGGATACCCAATGGCTGCAATGGCAGGAGCACTTGGAACTAAATTTGAAAAAATCGATCATTACACCTTGGGCAATGGTACAATAGAACTCAATGAAAGCCACTTCAAATCGGCTGTCTTATTGATGAAGGTGACCGGAATTTTGTTTTGCGTCCTGGTTACCGTTCCGCTGATAGTTTTCTTATCGTATCTTGGCTGGTGGGTTCATGTTTAG
- a CDS encoding ROK family protein produces the protein MYKVGIDLGGTKIEGICLDEKSQIVERKRVPTNQQEGYGSILNSISVLVSDITKNISDYSIGICTPGAISKKTGMIKNSNTQCLIGMPLKGDLEKILGKKITMENDANCFAMAEATMGAAAGYSVVFGVIMGTGVGGGIIVDGKIHRGRTNIAGEWGHHTLHQNGNKCYCGKLGCVETYISGPALEKRWFEITGKKEPLTTIVQNLDGTAGKMWKKEFLDNFGVGLANVIDILDPDAIVLGGGISNIDFLYIDGRDSVYHKVFSDLVDTPILKNKLGDSAGVFGAALL, from the coding sequence GTGTACAAAGTTGGAATTGATCTGGGTGGAACCAAAATTGAGGGGATCTGCCTTGATGAAAAATCTCAGATAGTTGAACGAAAGCGGGTTCCAACAAACCAGCAAGAAGGCTATGGCTCTATTCTAAATTCAATATCTGTTCTGGTATCTGATATTACAAAAAATATTTCAGACTATTCCATTGGAATATGCACGCCTGGCGCGATCTCAAAAAAAACAGGCATGATCAAAAACAGTAATACCCAGTGTCTTATCGGAATGCCGCTGAAAGGTGATCTAGAAAAAATACTAGGAAAAAAAATAACGATGGAAAATGACGCAAATTGCTTTGCAATGGCAGAGGCAACCATGGGCGCTGCAGCTGGATACTCTGTGGTATTTGGAGTGATAATGGGAACAGGCGTTGGCGGCGGAATCATAGTTGATGGGAAAATACACAGAGGAAGAACAAACATCGCCGGGGAGTGGGGGCATCACACGTTACATCAGAATGGCAACAAGTGTTACTGCGGAAAATTAGGTTGTGTTGAGACCTATATTAGCGGCCCTGCCTTGGAAAAAAGATGGTTCGAAATAACAGGAAAAAAAGAACCGCTCACAACAATAGTTCAAAACCTTGATGGCACTGCTGGCAAGATGTGGAAAAAAGAATTTCTTGATAACTTTGGAGTCGGACTTGCAAACGTAATTGACATCTTGGATCCGGATGCCATAGTGCTTGGCGGTGGTATATCAAATATCGATTTTCTATATATCGACGGGCGTGATTCTGTATATCATAAGGTGTTTAGTGATTTGGTGGATACTCCGATTCTCAAAAACAAGCTTGGCGATTCTGCTGGCGTATTTGGTGCAGCACTGCTCTAG
- the guaA gene encoding glutamine-hydrolyzing GMP synthase translates to MDRIVVLDFGSQYSHLICRRIREFSVYAELVPYDISIDKLREMNPKGVIFSGGPSSVYSKDAPKPDAAIFQMKLPLLGICYGHQLIVDKFGGKVKRANKEYGHSVLTIDNNSDLLGGIGDSLRAWMSHGDEAEKIPDNFQIIGHTERSQAAAIANMQELVYGIQFHPEVVHTERGVQILKNFVLNICHAKQDWTMESFVEKTVSDISKIDGNVLCGVSGGIDSTVAALLIHKAIGDRLKCVFVDNGLLRLDEEHEIEKMFKDNFSVNFTAINAKKQFLDKLRGVTDPERKRKIVGEEFVKIFTEFAEKNGPFKWLAQGTLYPDVIESGVSKGPAAIIKTHHNVGGLPDWLDLQILEPLRDLYKDEVRKVAAILGVSKKLLSRHPFPGPGLAVRVIGEVTEKKLEIAKVASKIVEDELEAAGWYDKIWQAYAAVGDDKAVGVVGDERKYGNIVMIRVVESIDAMTADWTRLPHDLLAKISNRITNEIDEVTWVSYVISSKPPATIEPQ, encoded by the coding sequence ATGGATAGAATAGTAGTGCTGGATTTTGGCTCTCAATACAGCCACTTGATCTGCAGACGAATTAGAGAGTTTTCAGTCTATGCGGAACTTGTGCCATACGATATTTCAATTGACAAGTTAAGGGAGATGAACCCAAAAGGAGTGATATTTTCCGGCGGACCATCAAGTGTATACAGTAAAGATGCACCAAAACCGGATGCCGCAATTTTTCAAATGAAGTTGCCACTTCTTGGAATTTGTTATGGCCATCAGCTGATAGTTGACAAGTTTGGTGGAAAGGTAAAGCGTGCAAACAAAGAATACGGGCATTCTGTACTCACAATAGACAACAATTCGGATTTACTTGGTGGAATTGGCGATTCCCTTAGGGCATGGATGAGTCACGGAGACGAGGCAGAAAAAATTCCAGATAATTTTCAAATAATTGGACATACAGAACGCTCACAAGCGGCTGCCATTGCAAACATGCAAGAATTAGTGTACGGCATTCAGTTTCATCCCGAGGTGGTTCACACAGAAAGAGGCGTCCAGATTCTCAAAAACTTTGTTCTAAACATTTGCCATGCAAAACAGGACTGGACAATGGAAAGCTTTGTTGAAAAAACGGTGAGTGATATTTCAAAAATTGACGGCAACGTTCTATGCGGAGTAAGCGGTGGGATTGATTCAACTGTTGCCGCGCTTTTAATTCACAAGGCAATAGGAGACAGGCTAAAGTGCGTCTTTGTGGACAACGGGCTGCTTAGATTAGATGAGGAACACGAAATAGAAAAAATGTTCAAGGATAATTTTTCCGTCAACTTTACTGCAATCAATGCAAAAAAGCAGTTTTTGGACAAGCTCAGAGGAGTGACAGACCCTGAGAGAAAAAGGAAAATCGTAGGTGAGGAATTTGTAAAAATCTTTACAGAGTTTGCAGAGAAAAACGGCCCTTTCAAATGGCTTGCACAGGGAACGTTGTACCCAGACGTCATAGAAAGCGGAGTCTCAAAAGGACCTGCTGCCATAATCAAAACTCACCACAACGTTGGTGGTTTGCCTGACTGGCTAGACCTTCAAATACTTGAGCCATTGCGCGATCTGTACAAAGACGAAGTTAGAAAGGTCGCCGCAATACTTGGGGTTTCAAAGAAATTGCTTTCTCGACATCCATTTCCAGGACCTGGCCTTGCAGTAAGAGTAATCGGCGAAGTCACGGAAAAGAAATTAGAGATTGCCAAAGTTGCAAGCAAAATAGTAGAGGATGAGTTGGAAGCAGCAGGCTGGTACGACAAGATCTGGCAGGCATATGCTGCGGTGGGAGACGACAAGGCAGTGGGTGTTGTAGGTGATGAAAGAAAATACGGAAATATTGTGATGATCAGAGTAGTCGAGTCAATTGACGCAATGACTGCAGATTGGACAAGACTGCCGCATGATTTACTGGCAAAAATTAGCAACCGAATCACAAATGAAATCGATGAAGTGACATGGGTTTCCTATGTGATATCAAGTAAACCGCCTGCCACTATTGAACCGCAGTAA
- the cobS gene encoding adenosylcobinamide-GDP ribazoletransferase, with translation MFRQVGSVFSFLTIIPIGHSDLQTIARYMYLFPIVGIAIGLMVGSVAYGLSFFLEPLVVGLLITGMLALITGIHHTDGLSDFADGLMVRGTKEKKLQVMRDPSVGSAGIFAIIMYVAGMVIALSSLKGFEIFQAILIGEIIAKFSMVLLSSLGPSAWEGSNSAFVQSMKDRKKLAIAAAITVGSVFVLGNNVGFLALGVGIALTLIILAVSRRSFGGISGDILGAANEITRLSSLLVFVSA, from the coding sequence ATGTTTAGGCAGGTAGGATCTGTGTTTTCGTTTTTGACAATAATTCCAATTGGACATTCAGACCTACAAACAATTGCAAGATACATGTACTTGTTTCCAATAGTTGGAATCGCGATAGGATTGATGGTGGGATCGGTGGCATACGGTCTGTCGTTTTTCTTGGAGCCTCTAGTTGTCGGCCTTTTGATCACCGGGATGCTTGCACTAATCACTGGAATTCATCATACTGACGGCCTTTCTGATTTTGCAGACGGTCTGATGGTGCGTGGCACAAAGGAAAAAAAACTACAGGTAATGCGTGATCCGTCCGTTGGCTCTGCTGGAATATTTGCAATTATCATGTATGTGGCAGGAATGGTAATTGCACTTTCCTCACTGAAGGGGTTTGAGATATTTCAGGCAATACTGATCGGAGAAATAATAGCCAAGTTCTCAATGGTCCTGCTTTCCAGCCTTGGCCCGTCTGCATGGGAGGGCTCAAACTCTGCCTTTGTCCAAAGCATGAAAGATAGAAAAAAACTAGCAATTGCAGCCGCGATTACGGTTGGTTCTGTCTTTGTTCTGGGGAATAATGTTGGATTTTTGGCACTTGGTGTAGGAATTGCACTCACACTGATAATTCTTGCAGTATCTAGGAGGAGCTTTGGGGGAATATCCGGCGATATCTTGGGCGCTGCAAACGAAATCACAAGACTTTCATCTCTTCTTGTCTTTGTATCGGCATGA
- a CDS encoding 6-hydroxymethylpterin diphosphokinase MptE-like protein, with the protein MREFGYSKKDDLYAAALLDSIIKKRFSLTRLKKMICGKTVFVIGAGPSLQSSIDALKKHKGAVTICADGAVTLLIKNGIRPKIVVTDLDGDLELLKKIKKTDTVFVVHAHGDNTGKLDFVRNFKNCVGTTQTKETGKVCNFGGFTDGDRCVFLASHFGAKKIVLFGMDFGTRIGKYSKTSTVDKKTKRKKLKRGKALLEWLATKSKSEFFTLSKPIKGFEKITYRNLEINF; encoded by the coding sequence GTGCGAGAATTTGGCTATAGTAAAAAAGATGATCTGTACGCTGCAGCTTTACTTGATTCTATTATAAAAAAGAGATTTTCTCTAACTAGATTGAAAAAAATGATTTGCGGAAAGACGGTTTTTGTCATTGGTGCAGGCCCATCACTACAATCATCAATTGATGCGCTAAAAAAACACAAAGGCGCAGTCACCATATGTGCTGATGGGGCAGTAACCCTTCTGATTAAAAACGGAATTAGGCCAAAAATAGTCGTAACTGATCTTGATGGAGATTTAGAATTACTAAAGAAAATTAAAAAAACAGATACCGTATTTGTGGTCCACGCGCATGGGGACAATACAGGCAAATTAGATTTTGTAAGAAACTTCAAAAACTGCGTCGGCACGACCCAGACAAAAGAAACTGGAAAGGTTTGTAATTTTGGAGGCTTTACCGATGGGGACAGATGTGTATTTTTGGCAAGCCATTTTGGTGCAAAGAAAATAGTTCTGTTCGGAATGGATTTTGGAACAAGAATAGGAAAATATTCGAAAACAAGTACCGTAGATAAAAAAACCAAAAGAAAAAAGCTCAAGCGCGGCAAAGCACTTCTAGAATGGCTGGCCACAAAAAGCAAATCAGAATTCTTTACACTGTCAAAACCAATCAAGGGGTTTGAGAAAATAACGTATAGAAATCTTGAGATCAATTTCTGA